One Cryptomeria japonica chromosome 9, Sugi_1.0, whole genome shotgun sequence genomic window carries:
- the LOC131858029 gene encoding (S)-N-methylcoclaurine 3'-hydroxylase isozyme 1-like, with protein sequence MDHFSSLLSSTLVFYSVVSITVIYMLTKLRSKPSGRLPPGPRPWPLVGNILQVGKNANESFFELAKIHGPLMTLHLGWRTTVVASSPAMAREVLKTQDPSLSARTMIEAAKCLEYGENSLVWRDCVPRWRTLRRICTTQLFTVKRLEALHHLRREQMRSMMRAIYKSTSAPVDIGHAAFLTSFNLVGNMIFSKDMFDWDESEKSKEFKKALADMLFVGGKANWADYFPFLRPFDPQGIRKEMTRIFRIIFPVFDQYIDERLQSGTRSEEEDKDFLDILLESKTETGEKLTKFEITRFFYDLFTAGSETSSHTIEWAMSEIIRNPMVMEKARDELDKVVGKERRVEESDIDNLPYLHAVVKETFRLHPVAPLLIHHRALDSCEIEGYVIPKDAQVFVNVWAIGRDPNVWPEPDRFFPERFVDSDVEYKGQNFDLLPFGSGRRICPGLPLAHKIVHVIVATLLQCFDWQLPNGQNPEKLDMSAKIGINLTKVQHLVAIPTPRLPQHIYN encoded by the exons ATGGATCATTTCTCAAGTTTATTGAGCAGCACCCTGGTTTTTTATTCTGTAGTATCCATTACTGTTATATACATGCTCACCAAGCTCAGAAGCAAGCCATCTGGGAGGCTGCCACCAGGACCACGTCCCTGGCCTTTGGTTGGGAACATCCTCCAGGTGGGCAAGAATGCGAACGAATCCTTCTTCGAGCTTGCGAAGATCCATGGCCCCCTCATGACCCTCCACCTAGGATGGCGGACAACTGTAGTAGCCTCATCGCCCGCCATGGCCAGAGAGGTTCTCAAAACGCAGGACCCATCCCTGTCAGCACGTACAATGATTGAGGCCGCCAAGTGTCTCGAGTATGGCGAAAACTCGCTGGTGTGGAGGGACTGCGTGCCACGCTGGCGCACTCTCCGCCGCATCTGCACCACCCAGCTCTTCACTGTCAAGCGTCTGGAGGCACTCCACCACCTGCGGCGGGAGCAAATGAGAAGCATGATGAGGGCTATTTATAAGTCCACGTCAGCTCCTGTGGATATCGGCCATGCTGCCTTCCTTACCAGCTTCAATTTGGTGGGCAACATGATATTTTCCAAGGACATGTTCGACTGGGATGAGTCGGAAAAGTCGAAAGAGTTTAAGAAAGCGCTCGCTGACATGCTCTTTGTTGGTGGCAAGGCTAATTGGGCTGATTATTTTCCCTTCCTCAGGCCTTTCGACCCGCAGGGCATAAGGAAGGAGATGACTAGGATTTTTAGGATTATATTTCCAGTCTTCGATCAATATATCGACGAGCGCCTGCAGAGCGGGACAAGAAGCGAGGAGGAAGACAAGGATTTTCTCGATATTTTGCTCGAGAGTAAGACCGAGACTGGGGAGAAGCTCACAAAGTTTGAGATCACTCGCTTCTTCTAT GACTTGTTCACAGCAGGGAGTGAAACTTCTAGTCACACAATTGAATGGGCCATGTCAGAAATCATACGAAATCCAATGGTAATGGAAAAAGCGAGGGACGAATTGGACAAGGTAGTGGGGAAAGAAAGAAGAGTAGAAGAAAGTGATATTGACAACCTCCCTTATCTTCATGCAGTTGTTAAAGAAACCTTTCGTCTACACCCTGTTGCTCCCCTTCTGATCCACCATAGAGCCCTTGACTCTTGTGAAATTGAGGGGTATGTTATACCTAAGGATGCCCAAGTGTTTGTGAATGTTTGGGCGATTGGAAGGGACCCTAATGTATGGCCAGAACCAGATAGGTTCTTTCCAGAGAGGTTTGTAGACTCAGATGTGGAATACAAAGGGCAAAATTTTGACTTGCTTCCATTTGGATCAGGGAGGAGAATATGCCCAGGGCTCCCTTTGGCTCATAAAATAGTTCATGTAATAGTGgctactctccttcaatgttttgaTTGGCAGCTTCCCAATGGACAGAATCCAGAAAAGTTAGATATGAGCGCAAAGATTGGAATCAATTTAACAAAGGTACAACATCTGGTTGCAATTCCCACACCTCGCTTACCACAACATATTTATAACTGA
- the LOC131858503 gene encoding cytochrome P450 76T24-like, translating to MDFSSSLSTLIFYCVVATVISVVYMLTKLRSKPSERLPPGPRPWPLIGNILQVGKNVNESFSELAKIHGPLMTLHLGWRTTVVASSPAMARQVLQTQDQSLSARTMIEAAKCLEYGENSLVWRDCVPRWRTLRRICTTQLFTVKRLEALHQLRREQVRSMMRAIYKSTSAPLDIGHAAFLTSFNMVGNMLFSKDMFDWDESEKSKEFKKALNEMLFVGGKPNWADYFPFLKPFDPQGIRKEMTRIFRIMFAVFDQYIDERLQSGTRSEEADKDFLDILLESKTETGEKLAKFEITRFFYDLFTAGSETTSNTIEWAMSEIIRNPMVMEKVRDELDKVVGKERRVQESDIDNLPYLHSVVKETFRLHPVSSLLIHHRALNSCEIEGYVIPKDAQVFVNVWAIGRDPNVWQEPERFFPERFMDSDVDYKGQNFELLPFGSGRRMCPGIPLAHKIVHVVVATLLQCFDWQLPNGQNPEKLDMSAKFGITLQKAEHLVAIPTPRLPHHIYN from the exons ATGGATTTCTCAAGTTCTTTGAGCACCCTCATTTTTTATTGTGTAGTAGCCACAGTCATTAGTGTTGTATACATGCTCACAAAGCTCAGAAGCAAGCCATCTGAGAGGCTGCCACCTGGACCGCGTCCCTGGCCGTTGATTGGCAACATCCTCCAGGTGGGCAAGAATGTGAACGAGTCCTTCTCTGAGCTGGCGAAGATCCATGGCCCCCTCATGACCCTCCACCTCGGATGGCGGACAACTGTGGTGGCCTCCTCGCCCGCCATGGCCAGACAGGTTCTCCAAACGCAGGATCAATCCCTGTCAGCACGTACAATGATTGAGGCTGCCAAGTGTCTCGAGTACGGAGAAAACTCGCTGGTGTGGAGGGACTGCGTGCCACGCTGGCGCACTCTCCGACGCATCTGCACCACCCAGCTGTTCACCGTGAAGCGTCTGGAGGCACTCCACCAGCTGCGGCGGGAGCAAGTGAGAAGCATGATGAGGGCCATTTATAAGTCCACCTCAGCTCCTCTGGATATCGGCCACGCTGCCTTCCTCACCAGCTTCAATATGGTGGGCAACATGCTATTTTCCAAGGACATGTTCGACTGGGACGAGTCGGAAAAGTCTAAAGAGTTTAAGAAAGCGCTCAATGAGATGCTCTTTGTTGGTGGCAAGCCTAATTGGGCTGATTATTTTCCTTTCCTGAAGCCTTTCGACCCGCAGGGCATAAGGAAGGAGATGACTAGGATTTTTAGGATTATGTTTGCAGTCTTCGATCAATATATCGACGAGCGCCTGCAGAGCGGGACAAGAAGCGAGGAGGCAGACAAGGATTTTCTCGATATTTTGCTCGAGAGTAAGACCGAGACTGGGGAGAAGCTCGCAAAGTTTGAGATCACACGCTTCTTCTAT GACTTGTTCACAGCAGGGAGTGAAACAACTAGTAACACAATTGAATGGGCCATGTCAGAAATCATACGAAATCCTATGGTAATGGAAAAGGTGAGGGACGAATTGGACAAGGTAGTGGGGAAAgaaagaagagtgcaagaaagtgATATTGACAACCTACCTTATCTTCATTCAGTTGTTAAAGAAACCTTTCGTCTACACCCAGTTTCTTCCCTTCTGATCCACCATAGAGCCCTTAACTCTTGTGAAATAGAGGGATATGTTATACCTAAGGATGCCCAAGTGTTTGTCAATGTTTGGGCGATTGGAAGGGACCCTAATGTATGGCAAGAACCAGAAAGGTTCTTTCCAGAGAGGTTTATGGACTCAGATGTGGACTataaagggcaaaattttgaattgCTTCCATTTGGATCAGGGAGGAGAATGTGCCCAGGGATCCCTTTGGCTCATAAAATAGTTCATGTAGTAGTGgctactctccttcaatgttttgaTTGGCAGCTTCCCAATGGACAGAATCCAGAAAAGTTAGATATGAGCGCAAAGTTTGGAATCACATTACAAAAGGCAGAACATCTGGTTGCAATTCCCACACCTCGCCTACCACATCATATCTATAACTGA